In a genomic window of Anoplopoma fimbria isolate UVic2021 breed Golden Eagle Sablefish chromosome 6, Afim_UVic_2022, whole genome shotgun sequence:
- the cdt1 gene encoding DNA replication factor Cdt1, translated as MSQARVTDFFSQKKRSLSCLKPAKQHGRAAVGTRSTSSRNNGFLCSSSVHEEFVRVIDEAVELNDGVRVVSNATDDPTSSPRTPKRTSAEFEVGVLSATADHSTAKKRREEVVTVQERGTRTKARKKLVLPQDTPQAVVRSMSSEGSHQHSAPAAPVSGQKAENHLHVQTNSCPQRGVNRKNNKGQDSTALCKESIATLKSRLQRIKKRTEEITSASSPASASTSSLSPAGSAPHKTTPPVPQTIPLAASDAKPLKFTLARVKELASKAQRRKEEREAEESKLSEDSTGQPAYQRYHALAQAAPPSLTLPFQYKVLAEMFRSMDTLVAMLHNRCETATFGKIKRGVQDMMHKRFEESHVGQIKTVFPEAYTFRQEKNVPTFNSSIKKGGYQLTVEPVIFSDQNEARPVLSASSLLERRRIFQLNLLSIVKRHHKIFLSLLVPPVSVPEDKLTRWHPRFNVDTVPAVLTSSLPQPPYTDKLATAQEVLDTARSLITPKMEKALISLAQKTEDKAAESKEPASPQNPTVPQVSAPSTAPAVQVPTSLKGVSQSLLDRIRAKEAQKLQAAMTRNPIQEERLLMMSRLPELARILRNVFVAEKKQSLIMEVACNRMVASYRSALSTGEMEKMIRLLAEVAADWLTIHPIRKDFYLKLNKNMELNNVLDKLSSRLQEEERI; from the exons ATGTCTCAGGCTCGAGTTACTGATTTCTTTTCTCAGAAAAAGAGAAGTCTCAGCTGTCTGAAGCCAGCCAAGCAGCACGGGAGAGCAGCTGTCGGCACCAGGTCAACATCCTCCAGAAACAATGGCTTCCTCTGCTCGTCCTCCGTCCATGAAGAGTTTGTCAGAGTTATCGACGAGGCAGTGGAGCTGAACGACGGGGTTCGTGTTGTAAGTAATGCGACCGACGACCCCACCTCCAGTCCCCGGACCCCGAAGCGGACCTCGGCCGAGTTTGAGGTCGGAGTGCTTTCAGCCACCGCCGACCACAGCACGGCCAAGAAGAGACGAGAGGAGGTCGTGACCGTCCAGGAGAGAGGAACCAGAACCAAGGCCAGGAAGAAGCTGGTCCTCCCCCAAGACACACCGCAG GCTGTAGTCAGATCCATGTCCAGTGAGGGCTCTCATCAGCACTCAGCTCCGGCAGCCCCTGTTTctggacagaaggctgagaacCACCTTCACGTCCAAACCAACAGCTGTCCACAGAGGGGGGTCAACCGCAAGAACAATAAAGGACAGGATAGCACG GCTTTGTGTAAAGAGAGCATTGCAACCCTCAAGTCTCGCCTTCAGAGGATCAAGAAACGCACAGAGGAAATAACCAGCGCTTCTTCCCCTGCTTCAGCTTCCACATCCTCCTTGTCTCCAGCCGGTTCAGCTCCTCACAAAACAACCCCACCTGTCCCCCAAACCATCCCACTTGCTGCCTCAGATGCAAAGCCCCTTAAGTTCACTCTAGCCCGAGTCAAAGAGCTTGCATCAAAAGCTCAacggaggaaggaggagagagaagccGAGGAGAGCAAGCTGAGTGAGGACAG TACCGGGCAGCCAGCATACCAGCGGTACCACGCTCTTGCCCAGGCGGCACCACCAAGCCTGACCCTGCCTTTCCAGTACAAGGTGCTGGCAGAGATGTTCAGGAGTATGGACACGTTGGTGGCCATGCTGCATAACCGCTGCGAGACAGCCACCTTTGGCAAGATCAAACGGGGAGTTCAGGACATGATGCACAA GCGGTTTGAGGAGAGCCATGTTGGTCAGATAAAGACAGTGTTTCCTGAGGCCTACACATTCAGACAGGAGAAGAATGTCCCAACCTTCAACAGCAGCATTAAGAAGGGCGGCTACCAGCTCACTGTAGAGCCTGTCATTTTCTCTG ACCAGAATGAGGCGCGTCCTGTCCTGTCAGCCTCTAGCCTCCTGGAGAGAAGACGCATCTTCCAACTGAATCTGCTCTCTATTGTCAAACGGCACCACAAG atcTTCCTGTCCTTGTTAGTTCCTCCAGTGTCTGTTCCTGAAGACAAACTGACCCGCTGGCATCCTCGCTTTAATGTGGACACTGTCCCAGCTGTCTTAACTAGCTCGCTGCCTCAGCCTCCTTACACTGACAAACTGGCCACTGCTCAGGAGGTGCTGGACACGGCTCGATCACTCATAACGCCCAAG ATGGAGAAGGCTCTGATTTCCCTGGCTCAGAAGACAGAAGATAAAGCTGCAGAGAGTAAGGAGCCAGCATCTCCACAGAACCCAACAGTCCCCCAAGTATCCGCTCCATCGACCGCCCCTGCAGTTCAGGTCCCAACGTCCTTAAAAGGAGTGTCCCAGTCACTGCTGGACAGA ATTCGTGCAAAAGAGGCCCAGAAGCTCCAGGCAGCCATGACACGAAACCCCATACAAGAGGAGCGCCTGCTGATGATGTCACGGCTTCCTGAGCTTGCCAGGATTCTCCGGAACGTTTTTGTTGCAGAGAAGAAACAATCTTTAATTATGGAAGTGGCCTGTAACAGGATGGTGGCCAGCTACAGATCTGCTCTCAGTACAG GtgaaatggagaaaatgatCCGTCTGCTGGCAGAAGtggctgctgattggctgaccATTCATCCAATAAGGAAGGACTTCTACCTGAAGTTAAACAAGAACATGGAGCTCAACAACGTTCTGGACAAACTGAGCAGCAGACTccaagaggaggagagaatctGA